The following are from one region of the ANME-2 cluster archaeon genome:
- a CDS encoding ArsR family transcriptional regulator, whose amino-acid sequence MVALDSPVKLKILDFIHGQSKSFEEVVNECCKAKSTISVHLKDLVMQDIILEQKDQSDKRKKYYSLNSQFIAYSQMPMQNCYNRIIDKLMDTVDSDNSEMEFFRTLCHTIRYGLEAYGMNPKPVFKKIGNDIGQKMDRFFGAGSIEELLPELAGFWQLHGLGEIEIDNLDPLTLVVHDCFDCSDMPDVGRTLCALVEGIIEGIFEASLKLQVRAKEVECFGTGHNHCKFKIRIPD is encoded by the coding sequence ATGGTTGCACTGGACAGTCCGGTCAAACTCAAAATACTTGATTTTATCCACGGTCAGTCCAAATCATTTGAAGAAGTTGTAAACGAGTGCTGTAAAGCTAAATCCACAATTTCGGTACATCTGAAAGACCTGGTTATGCAGGATATTATTTTGGAACAAAAGGACCAATCTGACAAGAGAAAGAAGTACTATTCCTTAAACTCCCAGTTCATAGCATATTCCCAGATGCCGATGCAGAATTGCTATAATCGAATAATTGACAAGTTGATGGATACAGTCGATTCTGACAATTCTGAAATGGAATTTTTCAGGACTTTATGCCACACTATCAGGTACGGCCTGGAAGCCTATGGAATGAACCCAAAACCGGTTTTCAAGAAGATAGGCAACGATATTGGACAGAAAATGGACAGGTTCTTTGGCGCCGGCTCCATTGAGGAACTATTACCAGAATTGGCCGGATTCTGGCAATTACATGGTCTTGGTGAGATCGAGATAGACAACCTCGATCCGCTGACCCTGGTCGTACATGACTGTTTTGACTGTTCGGATATGCCGGATGTGGGGCGGACCCTGTGTGCACTGGTTGAGGGAATTATTGAGGGTATCTTCGAAGCAAGCCTTAAACTGCAGGTAAGAGCAAAAGAAGTGGAATGTTTCGGTACAGGT